From a region of the Methanolinea sp. genome:
- a CDS encoding ribonuclease P, which translates to MRSPSPHARKITRERIAILFVRAREFFDEYPAASHRCVALARRIAMRQRVRIDREFRRQFCRHCHAFLVVGRNMRVRIHRGKVIVTCRECGRQMRYPLEVRHGTRKI; encoded by the coding sequence ATGCGTTCCCCGTCACCCCACGCCAGGAAGATCACACGGGAGAGGATTGCAATCCTCTTTGTCCGGGCGCGTGAATTCTTCGATGAATATCCTGCAGCCAGCCACCGCTGTGTCGCCCTGGCCAGAAGAATCGCCATGCGGCAGAGGGTGCGGATTGATCGGGAATTCAGGCGCCAGTTCTGCCGCCACTGCCATGCATTCCTGGTCGTGGGGAGGAACATGCGGGTGCGAATTCACCGTGGCAAGGTGATCGTCACCTGCCGGGAGTGCGGGAGACAGATGCGGTATCCTCTGGAGGTGCGACATGGAACGCGTAAAATATGA
- a CDS encoding YhbY family RNA-binding protein — protein MERVKYEHAMQDLRPTVWIGKQGCSQTVVDEIIHQLERRKLVKVKVLPGVEIDIGDVAARTCSDLIGIRGRTFVLAHRQKP, from the coding sequence ATGGAACGCGTAAAATATGAGCATGCCATGCAGGATCTCCGCCCGACAGTCTGGATCGGGAAACAGGGATGCAGCCAGACGGTGGTCGATGAGATTATCCATCAACTCGAGCGGCGGAAGTTGGTGAAGGTGAAGGTCCTTCCTGGCGTCGAGATCGATATCGGGGACGTGGCTGCCCGGACCTGTTCCGACCTGATCGGAATCCGCGGCAGGACATTCGTGCTTGCCCACCGGCAGAAACCATGA